Proteins from one Enterobacter bugandensis genomic window:
- the ahpF gene encoding alkyl hydroperoxide reductase subunit F: protein MLDTNMKTQLKAYLEKLTKPVELIATLDDSAKSAEIKELLAEIAELSPKVTFKEDNSLAVRKPSFLITNPGSDKGPRFAGSPLGHEFTSLVLALLWTGGHPSKEAQALLEQIRDIDGDFEFETYYSLSCHNCPDVVQALNLMSVLNPRIKHTAIDGGTFQNEITDRNVMGVPAVYLNGQEFGQGRMTLTEIVAKVDTGAEKRAAEELNKRDAYDVLIVGSGPAGAAAAVYSARKGIRTGLMGERFGGQVLDTVDIENYISVPKTEGQKLAGALKAHVSDYEVDVIDSQSASKLIPAAVEGGLHQIETASGAVLKARSVIVATGAKWRNMNVPGEDQYRTKGVTYCPHCDGPLFKGKRVAVIGGGNSGVEAAIDLAGIVEHVTLLEFAPEMKADQVLQDKVRSLKNVDIVLNAQTTEVKGDGSKVTGLEYRDRVSGDVHSVQLSGIFVQIGLLPNTTWLEGAIERNRMGEIIIDAKCETSVKGVFAAGDCTTVPYKQIIIATGEGAKASLSAFDYLIRTKTA from the coding sequence ATGCTCGACACCAATATGAAAACCCAGCTCAAGGCCTACCTTGAGAAACTGACTAAACCCGTTGAGCTGATTGCCACGCTGGACGACAGCGCGAAATCGGCAGAAATCAAAGAGCTGCTGGCAGAGATCGCTGAACTGTCGCCGAAAGTGACCTTCAAAGAAGACAATTCGCTTGCGGTTCGTAAACCCTCTTTCCTGATTACTAACCCGGGCTCGGACAAGGGACCGCGTTTTGCCGGCTCTCCGCTGGGGCATGAATTTACCTCACTGGTGCTGGCGCTGCTGTGGACCGGCGGTCATCCGTCAAAAGAAGCGCAGGCGCTGCTGGAGCAGATCCGCGATATCGACGGTGATTTTGAGTTTGAAACCTATTACTCGCTCTCCTGCCACAACTGTCCGGACGTGGTGCAGGCGCTGAACCTGATGTCGGTTCTGAACCCGCGCATCAAGCATACGGCGATTGACGGCGGTACTTTCCAGAATGAGATCACCGATCGCAACGTGATGGGTGTTCCGGCGGTGTATCTGAATGGTCAGGAGTTCGGCCAGGGCCGCATGACGCTGACGGAAATCGTCGCCAAAGTGGATACCGGCGCGGAAAAACGCGCGGCGGAAGAACTGAACAAACGCGATGCGTACGATGTGCTGATTGTCGGTTCCGGCCCTGCGGGCGCGGCGGCAGCGGTTTACTCTGCACGTAAAGGTATTCGTACCGGTCTTATGGGCGAACGCTTTGGCGGACAGGTGCTGGATACCGTGGACATTGAAAACTACATTTCCGTACCAAAAACCGAAGGTCAGAAGCTGGCCGGTGCGCTGAAGGCTCATGTCAGCGATTACGAGGTAGATGTGATCGACAGCCAGAGCGCCAGCAAGCTGATTCCGGCGGCGGTGGAAGGGGGCTTACACCAGATTGAAACCGCCTCTGGCGCGGTGCTGAAAGCTCGAAGCGTGATCGTTGCCACCGGGGCAAAATGGCGCAACATGAATGTGCCGGGCGAAGATCAATACCGTACCAAAGGCGTGACCTATTGCCCGCACTGTGACGGCCCGCTGTTTAAAGGCAAACGGGTGGCGGTGATCGGCGGTGGTAACTCCGGTGTGGAAGCGGCTATCGACCTGGCGGGGATTGTTGAACACGTGACGCTGCTGGAGTTCGCGCCTGAGATGAAGGCCGACCAGGTGCTGCAGGATAAAGTTCGCAGCCTGAAAAACGTTGACATCGTGCTGAACGCGCAGACCACGGAAGTGAAGGGCGACGGCAGCAAAGTGACCGGTCTGGAGTACCGTGACCGCGTAAGCGGCGACGTTCATAGCGTTCAGCTTTCGGGGATCTTCGTACAAATTGGCCTGCTGCCGAACACCACCTGGCTGGAAGGCGCGATTGAGCGCAACCGCATGGGCGAGATTATCATCGATGCGAAATGTGAAACCAGCGTGAAGGGCGTGTTTGCCGCGGGCGACTGCACCACCGTGCCGTACAAGCAGATCATCATCGCGACTGGCGAAGGTGCAAAAGCGTCCCTGAGCGCGTTTGACTACCTGATCCGCACCAAAACCGCATAA
- a CDS encoding TorD/DmsD family molecular chaperone — protein MNDKDTSTSSIYETLTPFEIKGLMFRDFFNVADMASRCASLHPLFPESETWQQDEALEVEYDFNALFVGPATLLAPPYASVYLDEEPLLMGATTLSVREFLRSIGLFVTGENSVPDDHVSYEMELVVMLSAHARHSPQYHDALARFVQGHLELWLPAFIAKIKGCAKTTAIKCLALQMTNWFDELKTRVIL, from the coding sequence ATGAATGACAAAGATACATCTACTTCTTCAATATATGAGACGTTAACCCCATTTGAAATAAAGGGATTGATGTTTCGTGATTTCTTTAACGTGGCGGACATGGCATCGCGATGCGCTTCGTTACATCCTTTATTCCCGGAAAGTGAAACCTGGCAGCAGGATGAGGCGTTAGAGGTTGAGTATGATTTCAACGCCCTGTTTGTCGGCCCTGCAACGCTATTGGCGCCGCCTTATGCCTCGGTGTATCTGGACGAAGAGCCTCTGCTGATGGGCGCTACAACGCTGAGCGTACGCGAATTCCTGCGCAGCATCGGGCTTTTTGTGACCGGGGAAAATAGCGTTCCCGACGATCACGTCAGCTATGAAATGGAGCTGGTGGTGATGCTCTCCGCGCATGCCAGACATTCGCCGCAATATCATGACGCACTCGCCCGCTTTGTGCAGGGGCATCTTGAATTATGGCTCCCCGCATTTATCGCAAAAATAAAGGGTTGCGCGAAAACAACCGCAATTAAATGTCTCGCGTTGCAGATGACTAATTGGTTTGATGAATTAAAGACGAGAGTAATATTATGA
- a CDS encoding molybdopterin-dependent oxidoreductase produces MSIDKGLLNRRSFLKGLIALGTVAALPGGLLSSRCAMAQPPIPFNPKTYKIFRNACPRNCYDTCSLKTWVKDDVITFVDGASESTFTHGAPCVKGLTYPRRVYSPDRIKYPMIQDGRGSGKWRRISWDEAMQRIASKMLEIKKKDGSMLGLALSKYSGNLGVMSYAVEGMMSSLGYTTRFAGTPCWPAGIDAQHYDMGDMWCNDPEDLVKAKYIIIWGANPAWCSMHTMKYIYQAREKGAKVVVIDPLFSQTAAKADLYLRVRPGSDGALALGMARHLLDIGRVDQEFVNNFAHGFPEFEQYLRSNITVEWASEICGLSAEVIRHLAEEFTAVKPATVWIGYGMQRHVNGGANVRAIDAFVAMTGNIGVEGGGARYGHLQTWGYNYHAMTQKPPVGSVGMVGESGPVGEFVSDSGEKSHYSDRALNLNQTAQSILDANDPPIRMLWVACKNPFAQDFDRNKMEKAFSKLEMVVCVDQFFNETVQHADIVLPVTTTFEHWNLSSSYWHYWLSVNEPAIKPMYECKSDLDIAVLLSRTINKMEPGSCTFPQDIDQKKWLDLEFNEGMAKQFGIRSWDDLLDGPVKAKMVSSAAWHDRKFKTPSGKYEFLSELCEKNGHKALPEYLPAAEGKLPFHLFTPHLQYGLHSQFVNLDWMQVFWPEPFVYIHPAAAHKKGIRELAKVRVFNDVGEVELRAKITTNVPEDFLVMYESWFNKLKYNVQNVVKDTPADMGKMATGAPGAAIHSQFVDIALIANEGADA; encoded by the coding sequence ATGAGTATTGATAAAGGGCTGCTAAACCGGCGCTCCTTTTTAAAAGGACTGATTGCGCTGGGTACCGTTGCCGCATTACCCGGCGGACTATTATCATCCCGATGTGCCATGGCACAGCCCCCCATTCCGTTTAACCCAAAAACCTACAAAATTTTCCGTAACGCTTGCCCGCGTAACTGCTACGACACCTGCAGCTTAAAAACCTGGGTCAAAGATGACGTCATCACCTTCGTTGACGGGGCAAGCGAGTCCACGTTTACACACGGTGCCCCGTGTGTGAAAGGGCTGACCTACCCGCGCCGGGTCTACTCCCCGGACCGTATTAAATACCCGATGATCCAGGATGGGCGCGGCAGCGGTAAATGGCGTCGCATCTCCTGGGATGAGGCCATGCAGCGCATTGCCAGCAAGATGCTGGAGATTAAAAAGAAAGACGGGTCTATGCTCGGTCTGGCGCTGTCGAAATACTCCGGCAACCTGGGCGTGATGAGTTATGCCGTGGAGGGGATGATGTCTTCTCTCGGTTACACCACGCGGTTCGCTGGTACGCCATGCTGGCCAGCAGGGATCGATGCCCAGCACTACGACATGGGCGACATGTGGTGTAACGACCCGGAAGATCTGGTGAAAGCCAAATACATCATTATCTGGGGGGCAAACCCGGCCTGGTGCTCCATGCATACCATGAAGTACATCTATCAGGCGCGTGAGAAAGGGGCGAAAGTGGTGGTCATTGATCCGCTGTTCTCGCAAACCGCCGCGAAAGCCGATTTGTATCTGCGCGTGCGCCCGGGATCGGACGGCGCATTGGCGCTGGGAATGGCGCGGCACCTGCTGGATATTGGCCGCGTCGACCAGGAGTTTGTGAACAACTTCGCGCACGGTTTCCCGGAATTTGAACAGTATCTGCGCAGCAATATCACCGTGGAGTGGGCATCTGAAATCTGTGGCCTGTCGGCAGAGGTGATTCGCCACCTGGCGGAAGAGTTCACCGCGGTAAAACCTGCCACCGTCTGGATCGGCTACGGGATGCAGCGCCACGTCAACGGTGGGGCGAACGTGCGCGCCATTGACGCTTTTGTTGCCATGACAGGCAACATCGGTGTGGAAGGCGGCGGTGCCCGCTACGGCCATCTGCAGACCTGGGGCTACAACTATCATGCGATGACGCAGAAGCCACCGGTCGGATCTGTTGGCATGGTGGGAGAAAGCGGCCCGGTAGGGGAGTTCGTCAGCGACAGCGGCGAAAAGAGCCACTATTCCGACCGCGCGCTGAACCTGAACCAGACCGCGCAGAGCATTCTAGATGCCAACGATCCGCCCATTCGTATGCTGTGGGTGGCGTGCAAGAACCCGTTCGCGCAGGACTTTGACCGCAACAAAATGGAAAAAGCCTTCAGCAAGCTGGAGATGGTGGTCTGCGTCGATCAGTTCTTCAACGAGACGGTGCAGCATGCCGATATTGTGCTGCCGGTGACGACCACCTTTGAGCACTGGAACCTGTCGTCGTCTTACTGGCATTACTGGCTTTCGGTGAATGAACCGGCCATTAAACCGATGTACGAGTGCAAGAGCGATTTGGATATTGCCGTGCTGCTCTCGCGTACCATCAACAAAATGGAGCCGGGCTCCTGTACCTTCCCGCAGGACATTGACCAGAAAAAATGGCTCGACCTTGAGTTCAATGAGGGCATGGCGAAGCAGTTCGGTATCCGCTCCTGGGACGATCTGCTGGATGGGCCGGTGAAAGCCAAAATGGTCAGCTCGGCGGCCTGGCACGACCGCAAGTTTAAAACGCCATCGGGCAAGTATGAGTTCCTCTCCGAGCTGTGTGAAAAGAACGGCCATAAAGCGCTGCCGGAGTATCTGCCTGCCGCGGAGGGCAAGCTGCCGTTCCATCTGTTTACCCCGCATTTGCAGTACGGCCTCCACTCTCAGTTCGTCAACCTCGACTGGATGCAGGTCTTCTGGCCGGAGCCGTTTGTCTATATCCACCCAGCCGCCGCGCACAAGAAGGGGATTCGCGAGCTGGCGAAAGTCCGCGTGTTTAACGACGTGGGCGAAGTGGAGCTGCGGGCGAAGATTACCACCAACGTGCCGGAAGATTTCCTGGTGATGTATGAGTCCTGGTTTAACAAGCTTAAGTACAACGTGCAGAACGTCGTGAAAGATACGCCAGCCGATATGGGCAAGATGGCAACCGGCGCGCCTGGCGCGGCGATCCACAGCCAGTTTGTCGACATTGCCCTTATCGCGAATGAAGGAGCAGACGCATGA
- a CDS encoding 4Fe-4S dicluster domain-containing protein — protein sequence MRRAFLVNSDKCIGCRGCAMACKSFNQLEPDRYWRYVYPLDKEIYPHEERAFFSLACNHCENPACLAACPVEAYTKRDDGVVVHNPERCIGCKNCIRNCPYGAPRFNEETQKAEKCSMCYERLDIGMAPACVNACPVGALSIIDLDADPLPNNAVQYPPGFPKMPQLNPGTRFILARQPKQPGDK from the coding sequence ATGAGACGCGCATTTTTAGTGAACAGTGATAAATGTATTGGCTGCCGCGGATGCGCCATGGCCTGCAAGAGCTTTAACCAGCTTGAGCCGGATCGCTACTGGCGCTATGTCTATCCGCTGGATAAAGAAATTTATCCGCATGAGGAGCGTGCGTTTTTCTCGCTGGCCTGTAACCACTGTGAAAACCCGGCCTGTCTGGCGGCGTGCCCGGTGGAAGCCTACACCAAACGTGATGACGGCGTGGTGGTCCATAACCCTGAACGCTGTATCGGCTGTAAAAACTGCATCCGTAACTGCCCGTACGGCGCGCCGCGCTTCAATGAAGAGACGCAAAAGGCGGAGAAGTGCAGCATGTGCTATGAACGTCTGGATATCGGTATGGCTCCGGCCTGCGTGAACGCGTGCCCGGTCGGTGCCCTGTCGATTATCGATCTGGATGCCGATCCGCTGCCGAACAATGCCGTGCAGTATCCGCCGGGCTTCCCGAAGATGCCTCAGCTTAATCCGGGTACGCGCTTCATTCTGGCCCGTCAGCCAAAACAGCCGGGGGATAAATAA
- a CDS encoding dimethyl sulfoxide reductase anchor subunit family protein: MEKYELPLVIFTVLSQMSVGMTLLLTWRTLRGEVHGTRLHWLITGLILGVASIAAVLHLAHPEHAYNALINLKHAWLSREILGATLYGAMIGLAFLSKGNKGAALLASLFGILLVVVQGMTYAAPAMQAIANGITMMLFFATVWVMGCAATPLLGLKGSNAALRQGIIALMALLIAAPVMWLSGGTIMKMTAHAWLSSPLYLGSLLCCVVGGALSLKRQPMQKAVFALLLVGVVLSRLTFFGDTVSTIVNIGHLY, encoded by the coding sequence ATGGAAAAGTACGAACTGCCGTTGGTGATTTTTACCGTGCTAAGCCAGATGTCCGTCGGGATGACGCTGCTCCTGACCTGGCGTACGCTGCGTGGTGAAGTGCATGGCACCCGCCTTCACTGGCTGATTACCGGGCTGATTCTGGGCGTAGCCTCCATTGCCGCGGTGCTGCATCTGGCGCACCCGGAACACGCATACAACGCGTTGATTAACCTGAAACATGCCTGGCTGAGCCGCGAAATTCTGGGCGCGACCCTGTACGGCGCCATGATTGGGCTGGCCTTCCTGAGTAAGGGAAATAAAGGCGCAGCGCTGCTGGCGTCCCTGTTCGGGATCCTGCTGGTGGTGGTGCAGGGAATGACCTACGCGGCACCGGCGATGCAGGCCATTGCCAACGGCATCACCATGATGCTGTTCTTTGCGACGGTCTGGGTGATGGGCTGTGCCGCAACGCCGCTGCTCGGGCTGAAAGGATCAAACGCCGCGCTGCGCCAGGGGATTATCGCCCTGATGGCGCTGCTGATTGCCGCGCCGGTGATGTGGCTCAGCGGCGGTACCATCATGAAAATGACCGCTCACGCCTGGTTAAGCTCGCCGCTCTATCTGGGCAGCCTGCTGTGCTGCGTTGTGGGTGGCGCGTTATCGCTGAAGCGCCAGCCGATGCAGAAAGCGGTGTTTGCGCTCCTGCTGGTGGGCGTGGTGCTCAGCCGCCTGACCTTCTTCGGCGATACCGTCAGCACCATCGTCAATATTGGTCACCTGTACTGA
- the uspG gene encoding universal stress protein UspG, translating into MYKTIIMPVDVFEMELSDKAVRHAEFLAQQDGIIHLLHVLPGSASLSLHRFAADVRRFEEHLQHEAETRLQTMVGHFSIDPSRIKTHVRFGSVRDAVNELAAELNADVVVIGSRNPSITTHLLGSNASSVIRHTHIPVMVVR; encoded by the coding sequence ATGTATAAGACAATCATTATGCCGGTTGATGTTTTCGAAATGGAACTGAGCGACAAAGCTGTTCGCCACGCGGAATTCCTCGCGCAGCAGGACGGAATTATTCATCTTTTACACGTCTTACCGGGCTCTGCCAGCCTGAGCCTGCACCGCTTTGCCGCCGACGTGCGTCGCTTTGAGGAGCACTTACAGCACGAAGCCGAAACGCGGCTTCAGACCATGGTCGGACATTTCAGCATCGACCCTTCCCGCATCAAAACCCACGTCCGGTTCGGTAGCGTGCGCGATGCCGTCAATGAACTGGCCGCGGAGCTGAATGCAGACGTGGTGGTGATCGGTTCACGTAATCCTTCCATTACCACTCACCTGCTGGGATCGAACGCCTCCAGCGTGATCCGCCACACCCATATTCCGGTGATGGTGGTCCGGTAA
- a CDS encoding zinc-dependent alcohol dehydrogenase — translation MKALTYHGPHHVRVENVPDPIIEQPDDIILRVTATAICGSDLHLYRGKIPKVQHGDIFGHEFMGEIVECGREVKDLQKGDRVVIPFVIACGDCFFCRLQQYAACENTNAGQGAALNKKQIPAPAALFGYSHLYGGVPGGQAEYVRVPKGNVGPFKVPQLLSDDKALFLSDILPTAWQAAKNAQIEKGSSVAVFGAGPVGLLTIACARLLGAEQIFVIDHHPYRLRFAEARYGAIPINFDDDNDAAEKIIEQTAGQRGVDAVIDAVGFEAKGSTTETILSNLKIEGSSGKALRQCIAAVRRGGVVSVPGVYAGFIHGFLFGDAFDKGLTFKMGQTHVHAWLGELLPLIEKGLLTPEEIVTHYLPLTDAERAYKIFEKREEECRKVILVPGAETPEAAEQKVKGLVNAFPGGVV, via the coding sequence ATGAAAGCACTCACGTACCACGGTCCGCACCATGTTCGCGTTGAGAATGTCCCCGATCCCATCATTGAACAGCCCGACGATATCATCCTGCGCGTCACGGCCACGGCGATTTGCGGCTCCGACCTGCATCTCTATCGTGGAAAGATCCCAAAGGTGCAGCACGGCGACATTTTTGGACATGAATTTATGGGCGAGATCGTCGAGTGCGGACGAGAGGTAAAGGACCTGCAAAAAGGCGATCGCGTGGTGATCCCCTTTGTCATCGCCTGCGGTGACTGCTTCTTTTGCCGTCTGCAGCAGTACGCTGCCTGTGAGAATACCAATGCCGGGCAGGGCGCTGCGCTGAACAAAAAGCAAATTCCCGCGCCGGCAGCGCTGTTTGGCTATAGCCATCTCTACGGCGGCGTGCCGGGAGGGCAGGCGGAATATGTGCGCGTGCCGAAAGGCAACGTCGGACCGTTTAAGGTGCCGCAGCTGCTCTCCGATGATAAGGCCCTGTTTCTTTCTGATATTTTACCCACCGCCTGGCAGGCGGCAAAAAATGCGCAGATTGAAAAAGGCTCCAGCGTCGCCGTTTTCGGTGCCGGTCCGGTGGGGTTGTTGACAATTGCCTGCGCACGGCTGTTAGGGGCTGAGCAGATTTTTGTTATCGACCATCACCCCTATCGGCTGCGGTTTGCCGAGGCGCGCTACGGTGCTATCCCCATCAATTTTGATGATGATAACGACGCGGCGGAAAAGATAATCGAGCAAACCGCCGGGCAGCGGGGTGTCGATGCCGTCATTGATGCCGTCGGGTTCGAAGCCAAGGGCAGCACCACGGAGACGATCCTCAGCAACCTTAAAATTGAGGGCAGCAGCGGCAAAGCGCTGCGTCAGTGTATCGCTGCCGTCCGGCGCGGCGGGGTGGTCAGCGTACCTGGCGTGTATGCCGGGTTTATTCATGGCTTCCTGTTTGGGGATGCCTTCGATAAAGGGCTGACGTTTAAGATGGGCCAGACGCACGTCCACGCCTGGCTGGGCGAACTGTTACCGCTGATCGAAAAAGGGCTGCTGACGCCGGAAGAGATTGTGACGCATTATCTCCCCCTGACGGATGCGGAACGTGCCTATAAGATTTTCGAAAAACGGGAGGAGGAGTGCCGGAAGGTGATTCTGGTGCCCGGCGCGGAAACGCCTGAGGCCGCTGAGCAAAAAGTTAAGGGCCTGGTGAATGCGTTCCCGGGCGGAGTGGTGTAA
- the yldA gene encoding small membrane protein YldA, translating into MCEILVITLIFLIIVAIIVTAVLYLERHK; encoded by the coding sequence ATGTGTGAGATACTGGTTATCACACTTATTTTTCTGATTATTGTGGCGATCATCGTCACGGCCGTGCTCTACCTTGAACGCCACAAGTAA
- the rnk gene encoding nucleoside diphosphate kinase regulator: MSRPTIIINELDAERIDRLLEKAEFASLPVADALNEELDRAQMCTPETMPHNVVTMNSQVKFRNLTTGEELTRTLVYPAQMTNSSAQLSVLAPVGAALLGLRTGDTIHWDLPGGASTHLEVLELLYQPEAAGDYLR, translated from the coding sequence ATGTCCAGACCTACAATCATCATCAACGAGCTCGACGCAGAACGTATCGACAGGCTGCTGGAAAAAGCAGAATTCGCCTCACTTCCGGTGGCCGATGCCCTGAATGAGGAACTCGACCGGGCGCAGATGTGCACGCCTGAGACGATGCCGCATAACGTGGTCACCATGAACAGCCAGGTGAAATTCCGCAACCTGACCACCGGTGAAGAACTGACACGTACGCTGGTTTACCCGGCTCAGATGACGAACAGCAGCGCGCAACTTTCGGTTCTTGCGCCGGTGGGGGCCGCACTGCTGGGGCTGCGCACGGGAGATACCATCCACTGGGACTTGCCGGGCGGTGCTTCCACCCATCTGGAAGTGCTGGAGCTGCTCTACCAGCCAGAAGCCGCGGGCGATTACCTGCGTTAA
- a CDS encoding flavin reductase family protein, translating into MYFYQPSQGHGLPHDPLNAIVGPRPIGWISSCDQAGQLNLAPYSFFNCFNYRPPIIGFSSNGWKDSVRNIVETKEFVWNLATRDLAEAMNQTSAMLPHDQDEFTFSGLTPAASQLVSAPRVAESPVNFECRLSQCIQLTGADGTPVDTWLVLGEVVGIHIAETLLEEGIYQTAKAQPILRAGGPTAYYGISDEHRFDMVRPVVGDQ; encoded by the coding sequence ATGTACTTCTACCAACCGTCTCAGGGGCATGGCCTGCCGCATGACCCGCTGAACGCCATTGTCGGCCCCCGTCCGATTGGCTGGATCTCCTCTTGCGACCAGGCCGGTCAGCTCAACCTTGCGCCGTATAGCTTCTTCAACTGCTTTAACTATCGCCCGCCGATCATTGGCTTTTCCAGCAACGGCTGGAAGGACAGCGTGCGTAATATTGTTGAAACAAAGGAGTTTGTCTGGAATCTGGCAACGCGCGATCTTGCGGAAGCGATGAATCAGACCTCTGCCATGCTGCCTCACGACCAGGACGAATTTACCTTTTCCGGATTAACGCCTGCGGCAAGCCAGCTGGTGAGCGCCCCCCGCGTGGCGGAAAGCCCGGTCAACTTTGAGTGCCGCCTGTCTCAGTGCATTCAGCTTACCGGCGCCGACGGTACGCCGGTGGATACCTGGCTGGTGCTGGGAGAAGTGGTCGGGATCCATATTGCCGAAACGCTGCTGGAAGAGGGGATATACCAGACGGCGAAAGCGCAGCCCATCCTGCGTGCGGGTGGGCCGACGGCTTACTATGGCATCAGTGACGAACACCGGTTTGACATGGTGCGACCGGTGGTGGGCGATCAGTAA
- the rna gene encoding ribonuclease I translates to MFRKDIVIPSGAVALALSLFSAQADPLKATQYGDFDRYVLALSWQTGFCQSMVERNRNEPDECRLQKERENKTDFLTVHGLWPGLPKSIAARGVDERRWMRFGCATRPIPNMPEVKASRKCAAAETGLSLSGAAKLNEVMPGAGGNSCLERYEYAKHGVCFGFDPDAYFGTMVRMNQEVKNSAVGHFLAENYGKTVSRSDFDNAVAKTWGKENIKAFKLTCNGNPAYLTEMQISLKADTINAPLSATSFAPQPHPGNCGKQFVIDKAGY, encoded by the coding sequence ATGTTCAGGAAGGATATCGTTATCCCGTCTGGCGCAGTAGCGCTTGCACTCAGTCTCTTCTCAGCACAGGCCGACCCCCTCAAGGCCACGCAGTACGGCGATTTCGATCGCTATGTGCTGGCTTTATCCTGGCAAACGGGATTTTGTCAAAGCATGGTCGAGCGTAACCGCAATGAACCGGATGAATGTCGTCTGCAAAAAGAGCGCGAAAATAAAACCGATTTTCTGACCGTTCACGGGCTATGGCCCGGCCTGCCGAAATCTATTGCCGCACGCGGCGTGGATGAACGTCGATGGATGCGGTTTGGCTGCGCCACGCGCCCTATCCCGAACATGCCGGAAGTGAAGGCCAGCCGCAAATGCGCAGCAGCCGAAACCGGGCTGTCGCTTTCCGGCGCGGCTAAGCTGAACGAGGTCATGCCGGGCGCGGGTGGAAACTCCTGTCTGGAACGTTACGAATATGCCAAACATGGCGTCTGCTTTGGTTTTGATCCCGATGCCTATTTCGGCACCATGGTGAGAATGAATCAGGAAGTGAAAAACAGCGCCGTCGGTCATTTCCTTGCGGAAAATTACGGTAAAACCGTCAGCCGGAGTGATTTTGACAACGCCGTTGCCAAAACCTGGGGCAAGGAAAATATCAAAGCCTTCAAGCTGACCTGCAACGGTAATCCGGCGTATCTGACCGAGATGCAAATTTCACTCAAAGCAGACACCATTAACGCCCCGCTTTCCGCGACATCCTTTGCTCCGCAGCCGCATCCAGGCAACTGCGGAAAACAATTTGTCATTGATAAGGCCGGTTACTGA